One Candida dubliniensis CD36 chromosome 1, complete sequence genomic region harbors:
- a CDS encoding bud/polarization protein, putative (Similar to S. cerevisiae TCB3;~spliced gene) produces the protein MSNSRSEEQKKNKPREGESGSIANKGDIDDFNKKVNSDINNKTTSVNGATNKPKPPTQAPPEAPKKKVSIRDNTTFSWKNVGGWDVEDNTDKKALLKNTKKVEGYIIDHFYGDWYWNCALIIGTCFFSWFFARLGGGILSLGLVLLFTNSVYRSEMRRFNRNIRDDLTRVKADNRLVNELETMEWMNSFLDKFWVIYMPALSETVMFQANEILKDQAPGFGIDALSLDEFTLGSKAPRVDSIKSYSKTGQDLIEMDWAFSFAPNDTDDMTKNEIKRKIDPKVALGVTVGKAFVSKTLPILVEDMSFTGRMKVRLRLSANFPHVKMVSVQFLEAPEIDYALKPVGGDTFGIDIMSFIPGLSKFVNTIIHATLRPMFYAPNWFDVDVEEIMAAQSNDSIGVVEVTVKRCRKLKTGNPTKPKSLNPYVQIKVTNNGKIDERTKTKKLVNDPIFMETKTILVNQLEGNFLHFNVYNLIEDKMDDQLIGNCEFGLGELLQEETIQGITKNIMEGGKVVGKMELDIKYFPTIQPTILEDGSKEVITDNEVGIMKLTLHEARDLDISKSVIGLLNPYAEIYVNNEKAKTCRRLRQTNEPGWNESFESLIKQQSETSIQVLVRDSVNSDIVANLEVNLQDVIFESQRGQHWFTCPPLSKNGPAPKIRLTTSWKPLAIDEATSEKVVRNAPIGGMRLHLRGAKGLKNLESVGYVDPYVRVMLNGKLRAKTVTFAETVNPQWNSVYFLPVANEHQHYLLQIMDAEPEGKDRSLGTAAINIADILRKNEEGYYLGYDGSDEIIEQPVLFNTKEAGSIFYSISFFPAIPTYSLSQLHNMETYQKELSEQEEREKERYARDEKLFKENPEEFEWMEIENKHMKVPPKVELKLQDAIKYRAGNMIVHLKGGQFEKPDVYVHTLFDEQAYPSGISPLSEGKKLTTASVGEAFIRDLPNSNLIFRVAKVAEVTKSSEVIVEKMYNTLDIYEKSFEKPIKLNLGNRNTIEVQLEFIPSTVKLAPLDTILDVGKIKLEIIGGENLKSVDSNGKSDPLCTVNLDGVEVYKTDKKRKTLDPIWNESVEFPMISRSRQVLLVEVYDWDYTHDDELLGVANIDLSNIPALTTTPFSVDLDTQGKVNLRATFFPEYIRPPLDSKSALPIDLGAVSDVGVKAVGGAANLATGVVGGGIGVASDQLSKGTGFLKSFKSKRGRNSNHKNSNDDSSSLAPSALSQGKSSVSDDGVNNLKPDIPEEEKELREQQGEEIESIQAVPNIREQDLPKPQQPFVPQGNVRGHQRNVSNATDVSSFAASIHGADAIPGRLTIVEARNFKAGDNLEVKASLKTSTKDKSLIKTRGTKFDSVSDTYKWGESVPFRSSPSGSIVLQLREHHTFGKSVVLGEASLNLENYVNVSENITLPVGSGELVVNVKYFT, from the exons ATGAGCAATAGTCGA TCTGAGgaacaaaagaagaacaaaCCAAGAGAGGGCGAGTCTGGCTCAATTGCCAACAAAGGTGATATTGACGACTTTAACAAAAAAGTTAATTCTGatataaacaacaaaactaCTAGCGTCAATGGAGCCACAAATAAGCCAAAGCCACCCACACAAGCTCCACCAGAGGCtccaaagaagaaagtcAGTATTAGGGACAACACCACATTTTCCTGGAAAAACGTTGGTGGTTGGGATGTTGAAGACAATACCGACAAGAAGGCATTATTGAAGAATACCAAAAAGGTCGAAGGATACATTATTGATCACTTTTACGGTGACTGGTATTGGAATTGTGCTCTTATTATTGGTacttgtttcttttcttggttttttGCTAGACTCGGAGGTGGCATTTTATCACTTGGATTGGTTTTATTATTCACCAATTCTGTTTATCGCTCGGAGATGAGAAGATTCAACCGTAATATCAGAGATGACTTGACCAGAGTAAAGGCTGATAATCGTTTGGTGAACGAATTGGAAACTATGGAATGGAtgaattcttttttggaCAAGTTTTGGGTGATTTACATGCCAGCGTTGTCTGAAACTGTTATGTTTCAAGCGAACgaaattttgaaagatCAAGCACCAGGTTTTGGTATTGATGCGTTATCTTTAGACGAATTCACCTTGGGGTCCAAAGCTCCAAGAGTCGACTCTATTAAGTCATACAGCAAAACTGGCCAGGACTTAATTGAAATGGACTGGGCTTTCTCATTTGCTCCAAATGATACCGACGATATGacaaaaaatgaaatcaaaagaaaaattgatccAAAGGTTGCTCTTGGTGTGACTGTTGGTAAAGCCTTTGTTTCGAAAACCTTGCCTATTTTAGTCGAAGACATGTCGTTCACTGGTAGAATGAAAGTGAGGTTGAGACTTTCGGCAAACTTCCCACATGTCAAGATGGTTTCTGTCCAGTTTTTAGAAGCACCAGAAATTGATTACGCCTTGAAACCAGTCGGTGGTGACACTTTTGGTATTGATATCATGTCGTTTATTCCTGGGTTGTCCAAGTTCGTGAACACTATCATTCATGCTACTTTAAGACCAATGTTTTACGCACCCAACTGGTTTGATGTTGACGTAGAAGAGATTATGGCCGCACAATCTAACGACTCAATTGGTGTTGTCGAAGTTACCGTTAAACGCTGcagaaaattgaaaactggTAATCCTACAAAGCCAAAGAGTCTTAACCCATACGTTCAAATCAAAGTTACCAATAATGGGAAAATCGATGaaagaacaaaaactaAGAAATTGGTCAACGACCCAATATTTATGGAAACAAAAACTATTTTGGTTAACCAGTTGGAAGGAAATTTCTTGCATTTTAACGTATACAATCTCATTGAAGATAAAATGGACGATCAGTTGATTGGGAATTGCGAATTTGGCTTGGGTGAATTGTTGCAAGAAGAAACCATTCAAGGTATCACAAAGAATATAATGGAAGGTGGGAAAGTTGTTGGTAAGATGGAATTGGATATCAAGTATTTCCCAACTATACAACCAACTATTTTAGAAGACGGTTCAAAAGAAGTGATTACAGATAACGAAGTTGGTATTATGAAATTAACTTTACACGAAGCTAGGGATTTGGATATTTCCAAGTCAGTTATTGGTTTATTGAATCCGTATGCCGAGATTTATGTCAACAACGAAAAGGCTAAAACTTGCCGTAGATTAAGACAAACTAACGAACCTGGTTGGAATGAATCTTTTGAGAGTTTGATCAAACAACAATCTGAAACGTCTATTCAAGTGTTGGTGAGAGATTCTGTCAATTCGGATATTGTTGCCAATTTGGAAGTTAATTTACAAGATGTTATTTTTGAATCCCAAAGAGGACAGCATTGGTTTACTTGTCCTCCACTTTCCAAGAATGGTCCTGCTCCAAAGATTAGACTTACGACAAGTTGGAAGCCATTGGCTATAGATGAGGCTACAAGTGAAAAGGTTGTCCGTAATGCTCCAATTGGTGGTATGAGATTACATTTGAGAGGGGCCAAGGGTCTTAAGAATTTGGAATCTGTTGGATATGTTGACCCATACGTTAGGGTAATGTTGAATGGTAAGTTAAGAGCCAAGACTGTCACGTTTGCAGAAACTGTCAATCCTCAATGGAACAGTGTCTACTTTTTACCAGTTGCCAATGAGCATCAACATTACTTGCTTCAAATTATGGATGCTGAACCGGAAGGCAAGGACAGATCATTAGGTACTGCTGCAATTAATATTGCCGACATCTTGAGAAAGAATGAGGAAGGATATTATTTGGGATATGATGGATCCGACGAAATCATTGAACAACCCGTATTGTTCAATACCAAGGAGGCTGGTTCTATTTTTTACTCTATTTCATTCTTTCCTGCTATTCCAACTTACTCATTGTCTCAATTGCATAACATGGAAACCTACCAAAAGGAGTTAAgtgaacaagaagaaagagagaaGGAAAGATATGCTAGAGATGAAAAGTTGTTCAAAGAAAACCCCGAAGAGTTTGAATGGATGGAGATTGAAAACAAGCACATGAAGGTGCCACCAAAGgttgaattaaaattacAGGACGCTATCAAGTACAGGGCCGGTAACATGATTGTTCATTTGAAGGGTGGTCAATTTGAAAAGCCAGATGTTTATGTTCATACCTTGTTTGATGAGCAGGCATACCCTTCAGGTATATCACCTTTATCTGAGGGCAAAAAATTGACTACTGCATCTGTGGGTGAGGCTTTTATTCGTGATTTGCCAAACtccaatttgattttcagGGTTGCCAAAGTGGCTGAAGTCACTAAATCTAGTGAagttattgttgaaaaaatgtACAACACTCTTGACATTTACGAAAAATCCTTTGAGAAaccaatcaaattgaatctTGGCAATCGTAACACCATTGAAGTTCAATTAGAATTTATTCCTTCCACTGTAAAATTGGCTCCATTGGACACTATTTTGGATGTTggtaaaattaaattagaaattaTCGGTGGCGAGAACTTGAAGTCTGTTGATTCGAATGGTAAATCAGACCCATTGTGTACTGTGAATCTTGATGGTGTTGAAGTATACAAGACTGACAAGAAGAGAAAGACTTTAGATCCAATTTGGAATGAATCGGTTGAATTCCCAATGATCTCTAGATCCCGACAAGTTTTATTGGTCGAAGTGTACGATTGGGATTATACacatgatgatgaattgttGGGTGTTGCCAATATAGATTTGTCCAACATTCCTGCCTTAACCACCACACCTTTTTCCGTTGATTTGGATACTCAAGGAAAAGTCAATTTGAGAGCTACATTCTTCCCAGAGTATATAAGACCACCTTTGGATTCAAAATCTGCTTTACCAATCGACCTTGGTGCAGTTTCTGATGTTGGTGTGAAAGCTGTAGGAGGAGCAGCCAATTTAGCCACTGGTGTAGTTGGAGGTGGTATTGGAGTCGCAAGTGACCAATTGAGTAAAGGTACTGGGTTCCTTAAAAGTTTCAAAAGTAAAAGAGGTAGAAATAGTAACCACAAGAACAGTAATGATGACTCGTCTTCGTTAGCGCCAAGTGCTTTAAGTCAAGGTAAGAGTTCAGTGTCAGATGATGGTGtcaacaatttgaaacCAGATATTcctgaagaagaaaaggaGTTGAGAGAGCAACAGGGAGAAGAGATCGAGAGCATACAAGCTGTTCCAAATATTCGTGAACAAGATTTACCCAaaccacaacaaccatTTGTTCCTCAAGGTAATGTGAGAGGCCATCAGAGAAATGTTAGTAATGCGACTGACGTGTCAAGTTTTGCCGCTAGTATTCACGGTGCCGATGCAATTCCAGGTAGGTTGACCATTGTGGAAGCACGCAATTTCAAAGCTGGAGACAATTTAGAAGTTAAGGCATCTTTGAAAACCTCAACTAAAGATAAACTGTTGATCAAAACAAGAGGTACTAAATTTGACAGCGTTTCTGATACATACAAGTGGGGCGAAAGTGTTCCTTTTAGAAGCTCACCTTCTGGAAGTATTGTTTTACAGTTGAGAGAACATCATACTTTTGGTAAGAGCGTTGTTTTAGGAGAAGCAAGTTTGAATTTGGAAAACTATGTTAACGTTAGCGAAAACATCACTTTGCCAGTCGGGTCGGGAGAGTTGGTTGTAAATGTAAAGTATTTTACTTGA
- a CDS encoding 60S ribosomal protein L6 (Similar to C. albicans RPL16;~Similar to S. cerevisiae RPL6A;~spliced gene) — MSQVAPKWYQSEDVPAPKQTRKTARPQKLRASLVPGTVLILLAGRFRGKRVVYLKNLEDNTLLVSGPFKVNGVPLRRVNARYVIATSTKVNVSGVDVSKFNVEYFAREKSSKSKKSEAEFFNESQPKKEIKAERVADQKSVDAALLSEIKKTPLLKQYLAASFSLKNGDRPHLLKF; from the exons ATGAGTCAAGTC GCTCCAAAGTGGTACCAATCAGAAGACGTTCCAGCTCCAAAACAAACCAGAAAGACTGCTCGTCCACAAAAATTACGTGCCTCTTTAGTCCCAGGTACcgttttaattttattggcCGGTAGATTCAGAGGTAAGAGAGTTGTTTACTTGAAAAACTTGGAAGACAACACTTTATTGGTTTCTGGTCCATTCAAAGTCAATGGTGTTCCATTGAGAAGAGTCAATGCTAGATACGTCATTGCCACCTCCACCAAGGTCAATGTTTCTGGTGTTGATGTTTCTAAATTCAACGTCGAATACTTTGCTAGAGAAAAATCTTCCAAATCTAAAAAATCTGAAGCTGAATTCTTCAATGAATCTCaaccaaagaaagaaatcaaaGCTGAAAGAGTTGCTGACCAAAAATCTGTCGATGCTGCTTTATTAAgtgaaattaaaaagactccattattgaaacaataCTTGGCCGCTTCATTCTCTTTGAAGAACGGTGACAGACCACACTTgttaaaattttaa
- a CDS encoding Golgi-localized, ADP-ribosylation factor binding protein, putative (Similar to S. cerevisiae GGA2;~Similar to C. albicans GGA2), producing MSSSYSLDKINPKLLRRIYRACRPTNDEPNLALNLEICDYVNAKKGSAPRDAAIAVVKLISQRDPQTSELAIALLDNLVKNCGYPFHLQISRKEFLNELVKRFPERPPLRYTRVHRLILAQIEEWYQTICRTSKYKDDFGYIKDMHRLLSNKGYVFPEVKVEDVAVLNPNDNLKSLEELQQEESIVHSAKLQELIRRGRPQDLQEANKLMKIMAGFKDDNVKENKKQIKQDITRLTRKVEILGEMLTSIESQGGKIDDSSDEAIIELYSSIKSSQPIINKMIEQSSDHDDNEEDVNKLLALNESANNVINKFQLLKGGNVSEASKIKTGSASQELNLIDFDDAPEDVSASKEQGYTDLLSDLSNLTFSENNNSTSMSNSTNVNPLNLYGAGGSISLGAGSGFPTASNTPSIHQPTPSVAQGKQVSSSNFDLLADLNSPSPQLQSNTNSSSLDPFGLQFPTTTPSQVTGQGDGYIKMIPINQTSNLKIEIGVKSSSANSLKGKILFSNLQTSTISNLKFLIAVPKSCKLELRPQTSDTIFGFNNHGIQQDFNIENPLSKQLKIKWKVEYQINGVANEENGVSVLE from the coding sequence ATGTCGTCATCATATTCTTTAGATAAAATCAATCCGAAATTATTGAGAAGGATTTATCGAGCATGTAGACCAACCAATGATGAACCAAACTTGGCATTGAATTTAGAGATCTGTGATTATGTCAATGCGAAAAAGGGTTCGGCACCACGAGACGCTGCTATTGCTGTtgttaaattgatttccCAGCGTGACCCACAAACCAGTGAATTGGCCATTGcattattagataatttgGTGAAAAACTGTGGCTATCCGTTTCATTTACAAATCCTGAGAAAGGAATTTCTTAATGAATTGGTTAAGAGATTCCCAGAAAGACCACCTTTGAGATATACCAGGGTACACCGATTGATTTTGGCACAGATCGAAGAGTGGTATCAGACTATTTGTCGCACTTCTAAATACAAAGATGACTTTGGCTATATTAAAGATATGCATAGATTATTGTCTAACAAAGGTTATGTTTTCCCAGAAGTGAAAGTTGAAGATGTTGCTGTGTTAAATCCTAATGATAACTTGAAATCATTAGAGGAATTGCAACAGGAAGAGTCAATTGTTCACTCTGCTAAATTGCAGGAGTTGATAAGAAGGGGTAGACCTCAAGATTTACAAGAGGCtaataaattgatgaagattatGGCAGGCTTTAAAGACGATAATgttaaagaaaacaaaaaacagATTAAACAAGATATCACAAGATTAACAAGAAAAGTAGAGATTTTAGGAGAAATGTTAACTTCAATTGAAAGCCAAGGGGGCAAGATTGATGATTCGTCTGATGAAGCTATTATAGAATTATATTCCTCGATTAAGAGTTCTCAACCcataatcaacaaaatgatTGAACAAAGCAGTGATCATGACGacaatgaagaagatgtaaacaaattattagcTTTGAATGAAAGTGCAAATAAtgttatcaacaaattccaattattaaaagGTGGCAATGTTAGCGAAGCAAGCAAGATTAAAACTGGAAGTGCCTCACAAGAATTGAacttgattgattttgatgatgcACCAGAAGATGTTTCAGCTTCAAAGGAGCAAGGTTATACTGATTTATTGAGTGACTTGTCCAATTTGACCTTTTCggagaataataattcaaccTCTATGTCCAACAGTACCAATGTTAATCCGCTCAATTTATATGGTGCTGGAggttcaatttcattaggCGCTGGATCTGGATTCCCTACCGCTTCAAACACTCCATCCATACATCAACCAACTCCATCCGTCGCCCAAGGAAAACAGGTTTCTTCAtccaattttgatttgttggCAGATTTAAACTCTCCTTCACCTCAATTACAATCGAATACAAACTCGTCATCATTAGACCCATTCGGATTACAATTCCCAACAACCACACCGAGCCAAGTTACTGGACAAGGTGACGGTTATATTAAAATGATTCCTATTAATCAAACGTCAAActtgaaaattgaaattggtgTTAAATCGTCTTCGGCAAACTCATTGAAAGGGaaaattttgtttagtAATTTACAAACTTCAACCatttccaatttgaaattcttGATTGCTGTGCCTAAAAGTTGTAAATTGGAATTGCGTCCACAAACGAGCGACACGATATTTGGATTTAATAATCATGGCATACAGCAAGACTTTAATATCGAAAACCCGTTGagtaaacaattgaaaatcaaatggaaGGTTgaatatcaaatcaatgGCGTGgcaaatgaagaaaatggCGTCAGCGTTTTAGAATAG
- a CDS encoding conserved hypothetical protein (spliced gene), which produces MSQLLYKYFLQKTNLDHLVTFGDANHDPYFEEIPDNELHFYQRKGAKRRRKLPDFIPKHDLKILNSVKNRAYRLDLSLNLCGLRIGWAGVIGLIPWIGDIIAFYFALQLVRKARTIEGGLPKGLEAEMMANVMFDFGIGLIPIVGDFINVLYKCNSRNFILLEKYLVKKYGAIANPLPPSNPSVTQTPINNNLNPPSNPSGRETPTAHISNRPPNPPPRDL; this is translated from the exons ATGTCACAATTGTTATACAAGTATTTTTTACAAAAA ACGAATCTTGATCATTTAGTTACTTTTGGAGATGCTAACCATGATCCATATTTTGAAGAGATTCCGGATAACGAATTACACTTTTATCAGCGGAAAGGAGctaaaagaagaagaaaattacCTGACTTCATTCCGAAGCATGAtttaaagattttgaaTAGTGTTAAAAACCGAGCTTATCGATTGGACTTACTGTTGAACTTGTGTGGATTAAGAATAGGTTGGGCTGGAGTCATTGGGTTGATTCCTTGGATAGGTGACATTATTGCCTTTTATTTTGCATTGCAATTGGTTAGAAAGGCAAGAACTATAGAGGGAGGGTTACCAAAAGGGTTGGAAGCGGAAATGATGGCCAATGTCATGTTCGATTTTGGTATTGGATTAATTCCAATTGTCGGAGACTTTATCAACGTTTTGTATAAATGTAATTCAAGGAATTTCAtattattggaaaaatatttggtcAAGAAGTATGGTGCCATTGCAAACCCGCTTCCTCCTTCCAACCCTTCAGTTACACAAACGCctatcaataataatttgaacCCTCCGTCTAATCCATCTGGCAGAGAGACACCGACTGCTCACATTTCTAACCGCCCGCCTAACCCTCCTCCTCGagatttataa
- a CDS encoding mitochondrial ubiquinone-synthesizing complex component, putative (Similar to S. cerevisiae COQ4;~Similar to C. albicans COQ4) yields MLKSTVSNTRIKCCRIDQRRNYLFTALASSALGSFLWSKNNVLASKMENGELHYHDPNLTFNKKLFNGKPPFERRAPDYPGHVPLYNFEKVLMFLGSSMGAFFHPEENKYIVALGESTAITPILQHLRHKMLSDPVGRTILREKPRMTSDSLNLTYLRSLPDNTIGKNYVNWLDKENVSPDTRVPVRYIDNEELAYIYQRYRECHDFYHAITGLPIIIEGEIAVKVFEFANIGIPMSGLGALFAPLRLKPSQRQRLREIYYPWAIKNGLFSKPLINVYWEKILEKDVNEFRQEMGIQQPPDLRNMRKEYFAKKKLEKQLQGRK; encoded by the coding sequence ATGTTGAAATCTACTGTCAGTAACACCCGTATCAAGTGTTGCCGCATTGATCAAAGAAGGAATTACTTGTTCACAGCATTGGCTAGCTCAGCTTTGGGTTCGTTCTTATGGTCTAAAAACAATGTATTAGCTTCGAAAATGGAAAATGGTGAATTGCATTATCATGATCCCAACCTTACATTCAATaagaaattgttcaatGGTAAACCTCCTTTTGAAAGACGTGCCCCAGATTATCCTGGCCATGTGCcattatataattttgaGAAAGTTTTGATGTTTTTAGGATCTAGCATGGGGGCATTTTTCCATCCAGAggaaaataaatatattgtGGCTCTCGGTGAAAGTACCGCCATCACACCTATTTTACAACATTTACGACACAAGATGTTGTCGGATCCTGTGGGGAGAACCATATTAAGAGAAAAGCCCCGGATGACATCGGATTCATTGAACTTGACCTATTTACGATCATTACCTGATAATACAATTGGGAAAAATTATGTCAATTGGTTGGACAAGGAAAATGTCAGTCCCGATACTAGAGTTCCAGTTAGATATATCGACAATGAAGAATTGGCGTATATATATCAACGATATCGTGAATGTCATGATTTTTATCATGCAATAACCGGATTACCAATTATCATTGAGGGAGAAATTGCTGTCAAAGTATTTGAATTTGCTAATATTGGTATCCCCATGAGTGGTTTAGGAGCATTGTTTGCTCCCTTGAGATTGAAACCAAGTCAGCGTCAACGGTTACGGGAAATCTATTATCCTTGGGCAATCAAGAATGGGTTGTTTAGTAAACCATTGATCAATGTTTATTGGGAGAAAATCCTCGAGAAAGACGTTAATGAGTTTAGGCAAGAAATGGGGATTCAACAACCTCCTGATTTAAGAAATATGagaaaagaatattttgctaaaaagaaattggaaaagCAATTGCAAGGCAGAAAATAA